One window of Arcobacter sp. LA11 genomic DNA carries:
- a CDS encoding thiamine pyrophosphate-dependent enzyme — protein MKQTLMGNDAIAWGIIHSDIDMVSGYPGTPSSEILGNVNKLKHQMNLDLYAEWGTNEKVGFEVAYAGAVAGRRAAATMKQVGLNVASDALMSAAYIGNLGAFVLIVADDPGFHSSQTEQDSRVFAKFAKIPVLDPATPQDAYDFVKIAADISETFQTPTMLRPVMRVCHARQIVDIDEETNFKPGKGEFKREIGRWAAVPRAGRIIQGYEQIERINALKEYNWENLIKPEFDKCKGGKLLILTSGTGDGFARETLEDIGIEADVVKFKMPYPLPENQIREQFKNYEKVLVVEEPMPCIEEQILTEKVHGKLDGTMHVIDEMQKVYIQNALIKIGVYTGADLYPVVPFKEEIAARPPNLCPGCPHRDIYYAITKVFRKKKSIYPSDIGCYTLAINQGAIDTVLCMGASVSMASGFSIADPDKYVVATIGDSTFFHGGIPPLVNAVYQKHKFMLVVLDNSVVAMTGRQLPPQRENKEIDIMKIAEGCGADVYEHIYSNDIQHSLDFFKDMKKVYDEADGPIVVVVREFCVLDKEVVDDHIPLEFAEVVPEDCTACDQCTTIYKCPPMAYNADGKVEIDPFLCIGCGACLSVVCPTDAFVQDTSRGIIREENK, from the coding sequence AACACCGTCTAGTGAAATACTAGGAAATGTTAATAAACTAAAACATCAAATGAATTTAGATTTATATGCAGAATGGGGAACAAATGAAAAAGTTGGTTTTGAAGTAGCCTATGCAGGTGCAGTTGCAGGAAGACGTGCAGCTGCAACTATGAAACAAGTAGGTTTAAACGTTGCAAGTGATGCTTTAATGAGTGCTGCATATATTGGTAACCTAGGAGCCTTTGTATTAATAGTTGCAGATGATCCTGGTTTTCATTCATCTCAAACAGAGCAAGATTCAAGGGTCTTTGCTAAATTTGCAAAAATCCCTGTACTTGATCCAGCAACTCCTCAAGATGCTTATGATTTTGTAAAAATTGCAGCAGATATATCTGAAACATTTCAAACACCTACAATGTTAAGGCCTGTCATGAGAGTTTGTCATGCAAGACAAATTGTTGATATTGATGAGGAAACTAATTTTAAACCAGGGAAAGGTGAATTTAAAAGAGAAATAGGAAGGTGGGCAGCAGTTCCAAGAGCAGGTAGAATAATTCAAGGTTATGAACAAATTGAAAGAATAAATGCTCTTAAAGAATACAACTGGGAAAATCTTATTAAACCTGAATTTGATAAATGTAAAGGTGGTAAACTATTAATACTTACATCTGGAACAGGTGATGGGTTTGCAAGAGAGACATTAGAAGATATTGGTATTGAAGCAGACGTAGTTAAATTTAAGATGCCTTACCCTCTTCCTGAAAATCAAATTAGAGAACAATTTAAAAACTATGAAAAAGTTTTAGTTGTAGAAGAACCTATGCCCTGTATTGAAGAGCAAATTTTAACTGAAAAAGTTCATGGTAAACTAGATGGAACTATGCATGTTATTGATGAGATGCAAAAAGTTTATATTCAAAATGCATTAATAAAAATAGGAGTTTACACTGGAGCTGATTTATATCCAGTTGTACCTTTTAAAGAGGAAATAGCTGCACGTCCTCCTAATCTTTGCCCAGGATGTCCACATAGAGATATTTATTATGCTATTACGAAAGTATTTAGAAAGAAAAAATCTATTTACCCATCAGATATTGGGTGTTATACTCTTGCAATAAACCAAGGTGCAATTGATACAGTTTTATGTATGGGTGCTTCTGTATCAATGGCAAGTGGTTTTTCAATAGCAGATCCAGATAAATATGTAGTAGCAACCATTGGAGATAGTACATTTTTCCATGGAGGTATACCACCATTAGTAAATGCGGTATATCAGAAACACAAATTTATGTTAGTTGTCCTTGATAACTCTGTTGTAGCAATGACAGGAAGACAACTTCCACCACAAAGAGAAAATAAAGAGATTGATATTATGAAGATTGCTGAAGGTTGTGGAGCAGATGTCTATGAACATATCTACTCAAATGATATTCAACACTCTCTTGATTTCTTTAAAGACATGAAAAAAGTATACGATGAAGCAGATGGGCCAATAGTAGTTGTAGTAAGAGAATTCTGTGTTCTTGATAAAGAAGTAGTAGATGACCATATTCCATTAGAGTTTGCAGAAGTAGTTCCTGAAGATTGTACAGCTTGTGATCAATGTACAACTATATATAAATGTCCTCCAATGGCTTATAATGCAGATGGAAAAGTTGAAATTGATCCATTCCTTTGTATTGGTTGTGGTGCCTGTTTAAGTGTAGTTTGTCCAACAGATGCTTTTGTTCAAGATACAAGTCGTGGTATAATTAGAGAGGAAAATAAATAA
- a CDS encoding 2-oxoacid:acceptor oxidoreductase family protein has translation MRYQVVIAGFGGQGSVFLVKILALCAGNKDVACLGTENHGMSQRGGAVSCTIKLGNYTNPVIDANQADLLIGLEKNEALRNVQFLKPTGTLAVNAESDFPSSDINATVFQVDAFDKAKKKELPIQGLNVYMLGVVVSKCEDFPFTEEDVKQALRDFNPKVAEQNIEVLEKAIADTKA, from the coding sequence ATGAGATATCAAGTAGTAATAGCAGGATTTGGTGGTCAAGGGTCTGTATTTTTAGTAAAGATTTTAGCGTTATGTGCTGGAAATAAAGATGTAGCATGTTTAGGAACAGAAAATCATGGTATGAGTCAAAGAGGTGGTGCAGTTTCATGTACAATCAAACTTGGTAACTATACAAATCCAGTAATTGATGCAAACCAAGCAGATTTATTAATTGGATTAGAAAAGAATGAAGCATTAAGAAATGTTCAGTTTTTGAAACCAACTGGAACTTTAGCAGTAAATGCAGAATCAGATTTTCCTTCGTCTGATATAAATGCTACTGTTTTTCAGGTTGATGCATTTGATAAAGCAAAAAAGAAAGAATTACCAATACAAGGTTTAAACGTGTACATGTTAGGTGTTGTAGTATCTAAATGTGAGGATTTCCCTTTTACAGAAGAAGATGTTAAACAAGCACTAAGAGATTTTAATCCAAAAGTTGCAGAACAAAATATTGAGGTTTTAGAAAAAGCAATAGCAGATACAAAGGCTTAA
- a CDS encoding phenylacetate--CoA ligase family protein — protein sequence MIWNKVESSSLESLRKLQTKRLKETIKRVYTLTPFYKKKFDELGINPKDIKSIEDISKLPFTKKQDLRDHYPFGLFTVPMSQVIRVHSSSGTTGKPTVVGYTEHDMDVWDEVMARVFKMAGTTEEDIVHNAYGYGLFTGGLGLHNGAAKVKATVIPSSGGFTDRQVMLMKDFGATILASTPSFALHMAESASKAGIDYKKDFKLKAGIFGAEPTSKGLKKEVSKVWGIDYHEIYGLSEIIGPGVSCSCKHSDLLHIFEDHFYPEIIDSKTGEILPDGERGELVITSLTKQALPIIRYRTGDITSLKREPCACGRTMVRMESVVGRADDMMIINGVNIYPSQIEHVISQTEGLTINYQIVVSKKGHLDALDILIEISDDVMIDSISEIENIKKSIQHNLLNNLYINANVKLVEPRSIERSVGKAIRIIDKRE from the coding sequence ATGATTTGGAATAAGGTAGAGAGTAGTTCTTTAGAAAGTCTTAGAAAACTACAAACAAAAAGATTAAAAGAAACTATTAAAAGAGTTTATACATTAACACCTTTTTACAAAAAGAAATTTGATGAGTTAGGAATTAATCCAAAAGATATTAAATCAATAGAAGATATTTCAAAACTTCCTTTTACAAAAAAGCAAGATTTGAGAGACCATTATCCTTTTGGTCTATTTACAGTACCAATGAGTCAAGTAATTCGTGTACATAGTTCATCTGGAACTACTGGAAAACCTACTGTTGTTGGATATACTGAACATGATATGGATGTTTGGGATGAAGTTATGGCTAGAGTTTTTAAAATGGCAGGAACTACAGAAGAAGATATAGTACATAATGCGTATGGATATGGACTTTTTACAGGAGGACTTGGATTACATAATGGTGCTGCAAAAGTAAAAGCGACTGTTATTCCAAGTTCTGGAGGATTTACTGATAGGCAAGTAATGCTTATGAAAGATTTTGGAGCAACTATCCTTGCTTCTACTCCATCATTTGCACTACATATGGCAGAGTCTGCATCTAAAGCAGGAATAGATTATAAAAAAGATTTTAAATTAAAAGCTGGAATTTTTGGTGCAGAACCAACTTCTAAAGGTCTTAAAAAAGAGGTATCAAAAGTCTGGGGAATAGATTATCATGAAATATATGGACTTTCAGAAATTATTGGGCCAGGAGTTAGTTGTTCATGTAAACATAGTGATTTATTGCATATATTTGAAGATCATTTTTATCCAGAGATTATTGATTCTAAAACAGGCGAAATATTACCTGATGGTGAAAGAGGAGAGTTAGTAATAACATCACTAACAAAACAAGCTCTTCCTATAATTAGATATAGAACAGGTGATATTACTTCACTTAAAAGAGAACCCTGTGCTTGTGGAAGAACGATGGTTAGAATGGAAAGCGTTGTAGGCAGAGCTGATGATATGATGATAATCAATGGTGTAAATATCTACCCTTCTCAAATAGAACACGTAATTTCTCAAACAGAAGGACTTACGATTAACTATCAAATAGTTGTAAGTAAAAAAGGACATCTTGATGCTTTAGATATTTTAATTGAAATATCAGATGATGTTATGATAGACTCTATTTCAGAAATTGAAAATATTAAAAAATCAATACAACACAATTTGTTAAATAATCTATATATAAATGCAAATGTAAAACTTGTTGAACCAAGAAGTATAGAAAGAAGTGTTGGAAAAGCTATTAGAATAATAGATAAAAGAGAATAA
- a CDS encoding amino acid-binding protein, with protein sequence MSKYTIKQLSVFIENKQGELSDITSLLSKNKISLKAINLVDTSEFGILRLLVDDELSTKRILDANGFSLTITEVFAAEIDDHIGSFNDVVTILSENNINLEYTYTINNAKNGAFIFKVGLADFEKATKLLSKSKVKLLEKI encoded by the coding sequence ATGAGTAAATATACTATCAAACAATTATCTGTATTTATTGAAAATAAACAGGGCGAATTATCAGATATTACATCTTTATTATCAAAAAATAAAATTTCATTAAAGGCCATTAATCTTGTAGATACGAGTGAATTTGGTATTTTAAGACTATTAGTTGATGATGAACTATCAACTAAAAGAATTTTAGATGCAAATGGTTTTTCTTTAACTATTACAGAAGTTTTTGCAGCTGAGATTGATGACCATATTGGTTCATTTAATGATGTAGTTACAATATTATCTGAAAATAATATCAATTTAGAATATACCTATACAATTAACAATGCTAAAAATGGTGCATTTATATTTAAAGTAGGCCTTGCTGATTTTGAAAAAGCGACAAAACTACTAAGTAAATCAAAAGTTAAATTATTAGAAAAGATATAA
- a CDS encoding phenylacetate--CoA ligase family protein produces the protein MIYCKAESYTRKRMQRVQLENIQETVKRVYSLVPFYKEKFDDLGINPKDIESLDDIRKLPFTKKQDLRNNYPYGLFAVDMDEIVRIHSSSGTTGKPTVVGYTAKDMNIWSEVMARIFYMGGVNSSDILHNAIGYGLFTGGLGFHEAAQRMKVAVIPSSTGFTSRQLLLMKDFKATVLNTTPSFALHMAETAKKEGYNLKKDLQLKCGFYGGEPASKGLKDEIKDIWGIPFYEVYGLSEIIGPGVAGGCKHSDRLHINEDHFYPEILDPDTLEPVKEGERGELVLTTITKQGLPIIRYRTGDITSLDFTPCRCGRTTVKMESVVGRSDDMIIVGGVNIFPSQIEHVLSNIEGVSLNYQIILDKKGYLDKLELDVELTDNMMSDSVNELQKLKAEIQKDILNNLYIHAEIKLVQPNSIQRSAGKAVRIIDKRK, from the coding sequence ATGATATATTGTAAAGCAGAATCATATACAAGAAAAAGGATGCAAAGAGTACAGTTAGAAAATATACAAGAGACTGTTAAACGTGTATATTCTTTAGTTCCTTTCTATAAAGAAAAGTTTGATGACTTAGGAATAAATCCAAAAGATATTGAATCATTAGATGATATTAGAAAGTTACCTTTTACAAAAAAACAAGACTTAAGAAATAATTATCCTTATGGCTTATTTGCAGTTGATATGGATGAAATTGTTAGAATACATAGTTCTAGTGGAACTACTGGAAAACCTACAGTTGTAGGTTATACAGCAAAAGATATGAATATTTGGTCTGAAGTTATGGCTCGTATATTTTATATGGGTGGAGTTAATTCTTCTGATATTTTGCATAATGCAATTGGCTATGGTCTTTTTACAGGAGGACTTGGCTTTCATGAAGCTGCACAAAGAATGAAAGTAGCTGTAATACCCAGTTCTACTGGATTTACTTCAAGACAACTTCTCTTAATGAAAGATTTCAAAGCTACAGTATTAAATACTACTCCATCTTTTGCACTTCATATGGCAGAAACTGCTAAAAAAGAGGGCTATAATCTAAAAAAAGATTTACAATTAAAATGTGGTTTTTATGGTGGAGAGCCTGCTTCAAAGGGTCTAAAAGATGAAATAAAGGATATCTGGGGAATACCTTTTTATGAAGTATATGGATTATCTGAAATAATTGGTCCTGGAGTTGCAGGAGGGTGTAAGCATTCAGATAGGTTACATATAAATGAAGACCATTTTTATCCAGAAATATTAGATCCAGATACTTTAGAACCTGTAAAAGAAGGAGAAAGAGGAGAGTTAGTTTTAACTACAATAACAAAACAAGGTCTTCCTATAATTAGATATAGAACAGGAGATATTACCTCTTTAGATTTTACTCCCTGTAGATGTGGTAGAACTACAGTAAAAATGGAAAGTGTAGTAGGGCGTAGTGATGATATGATTATTGTAGGTGGAGTAAATATATTTCCTTCTCAAATAGAACATGTATTATCAAATATAGAAGGTGTTTCCTTAAATTATCAAATAATTTTAGATAAAAAAGGTTATTTGGATAAATTAGAACTAGATGTTGAATTAACTGATAATATGATGTCTGATTCAGTAAATGAATTACAAAAGTTAAAAGCGGAAATTCAAAAAGATATTTTAAATAATTTATATATACATGCAGAAATTAAATTAGTACAACCAAATTCAATTCAAAGAAGTGCAGGTAAAGCAGTAAGAATTATAGATAAAAGGAAGTAA